One window of the Eucalyptus grandis isolate ANBG69807.140 chromosome 6, ASM1654582v1, whole genome shotgun sequence genome contains the following:
- the LOC104448739 gene encoding uncharacterized protein LOC104448739 isoform X1, whose product MESSGPNSEDIIVPPIEGVAGGGTAYGWNDGGFQGSNLLKESINPSEVPTTDLVHIWCMPSTANVGHQEMPRPLEPINLLAARNERESVQIAMRPKLTWGSSGMAGVVQVQGCDLCSKSGDRLALEKSVTLRRVVPILGVPDALVPIDLPTSQVSLLPGETTAIWVSIDVPSEQPPGQYEGEITITATKLDKEYSSKSAGQGLTRAEKHQLYRELRSCLDSVEQIDEKPLEEVVQRVKSASTSLRRVLLSPSFSEFVSEDALDDMMDEDAVSNLPVRVKLNLTVWDFILPATPSLPAVFGISDTVIEDRFGVQHGTDEWYNALDRHFKWLLQYKISPYFCRWGDSMRVLTYTSPWPADHPKSDEYFSDPRLAAYAVPHCHAVSCGTVSEDYLQKEIEILRTKPHWKKAYFYLWDEPLNSEQYDSIRRMASEIHAQAPDARVLTTYYCGPSDTPLAPNAFEAFLKVPKYLRPHTQIYCTSEWVLGNREDLVKDIIAELEPAKGEEWWTYVCMGPSDPHPNWHLGMRGTQHRAVMWRVWKEGGTGFLYWGANCYEKATVPSAEIRFRRGLPPGDGVLYYPGEVFSSSQEPVASIRLERILSGLQDYEYLKLYSSKYGRDEGLALLEKTGLYLGPERYTLEHMPIDMMRGEIFNTCQT is encoded by the exons ATGGAGAGCTCCG GACCAAATTCTGAAGACATTATTGTGCCGCCAATCGAAGGTGTTGCTGGAGGAGGAACTGCTTATGGATGGAATGATGGTGGCTTTCAGGGATCAAATCTACTCAAGGAATCAATTAACCCCAGTGAGGTTCCTACAACAGATTTAGTGCATATCTGGTGCATGCCAAGCACAGCGAATGTTGGGCATCAGGAAATGCCTCGACCTCTGGAGCCG ATAAATCTGTTGGCAGCAAGGAATGAGAGAGAAAGTGTTCAAATTGCTATGCGCCCAAAACTTACTTGGGGTAGCTCTGGCATGGCGGGGGTAGTGCAAGTTCAGGGTTGTGACTTATGCTCCAAATCTGGTGATCG GTTGGCTCTTGAAAAGTCAGTAACACTGCGGCGGGTGGTGCCTATATTAGGTGTCCCAGATGCTCTTGTTCCGATTGATCTTCCAACAAGTCAAGTGAGCTTACTTCCGGG TGAAACTACAGCAATTTGGGTATCCATAGATGTTCCCAGTGAACAACCTCCTGGGCAATACGAGGGGGAGATCACAATTACTGCGACAAAGCTAGATAAAGA GTATAGTTCCAAATCAGCAGGTCAAGGCTTAACCAGAGCGGAGAAGCATCAACTGTACAGGGAACTTAGAAGCTGTCTAGATTCTGTGGAGCAAATAGATGAAAAACCACTGGAAGAAGTG GTACAAAGAGTGAAATCAGCAAGTACATCTTTAAGAAGAGTTCTATTATCCCCATCGTTTTCCGAGTTTGTTTCTGAAGATGCATTAGATGATATGATGGATGAAGATGCCGTTTCAAACCTTCCAGTGCGTGTGAAGTTAAATTTGACAGTGTGGGACTTCATTCTTCCTGCAACTCCCTCACTACCTGCAGTTTTTGGT ATATCTGATACCGTAATTGAGGATCGGTTTGGTGTCCAACATGGGACAGATGAGTGGTATAATGCGTTGGATCGGCATTTCAAGTGGCTTCTTCAATACAAAATCAGTCCATATTTTTGCAGATGGGGTGATAGCATGCGTGTTTTAACATACACCAGTCCTTGGCCTG CTGACCATCCAAAATCTGATGAATACTTCTCAGACCCAAGATTAGCAGCATATGCTGTACCACACTGTCACGCAGTCTCATG CGGCACTGTATCGGAGGACTATTTGCAGAAGGAAATTGAGATCTTGAGGACAAAGCCCCACTGGAAGAAAGCCTACTTTTACCTATGGGATGAG CCACTGAATTCAGAACAATATGATTCCATTCGCAGAATGGCCAGTGAAATTCATGCCCAGGCTCCTGATGCTCGCGTATTAACTACTTACTATTGTG GGCCAAGCGACACGCCTCTTGCTCCTAATGCCTTTGAGGCTTTTCTGAAGGTTCCGAAGTATCTCCGCCCTCACACTCAAATATATTGTACTAG TGAGTGGGTGCTGGGCAATCGGGAGGATTTGGTCAAGGATATCATTGCTGAGTTGGAGCCAGCGAAGGGTGAG GAGTGGTGGACTTATGTGTGTATGGGACCATCTGATCCTCATCCCAACTGGCACCTTGGGATGCGGGGGACGCAACATCGTGCTGTTATGTGGCGAGTGTGGAAGGAAGGTGGTACGGGATTTCTTTATTGGGGTGCCAATTGTTACGAAAAGGCAACAGTTCCTAGTGCTGAG ATAAGATTTAGACGCGGTCTTCCACCTGGTGATGGTGTTTTGTACTACCCTGGCGAAGTCTTTTCATCTTCCCAGGAACCAGTTGCTTCAATTAGACTTGAGCGCATCCTCAGTGGGTTGCAG GACTATGAGTACTTGAAGCTCTATAGTTCGAAATATGGCAGAGATGAAGGGCTGGCTCTCTTGGAGAAAACAGGTCTTTATCTTGGTCCAGAGCGTTACACTCTGGAACACATGCCCATTGACATGATGCGAGGCGAGATCTTCAACACCTGCCAAACTTGA
- the LOC104448739 gene encoding uncharacterized protein LOC104448739 isoform X2 translates to MESSGPNSEDIIVPPIEGVAGGGTAYGWNDGGFQGSNLLKESINPSEVPTTDLVHIWCMPSTANVGHQEMPRPLEPINLLAARNERESVQIAMRPKLTWGSSGMAGVVQVQGCDLCSKSGDRLALEKSVTLRRVVPILGVPDALVPIDLPTSQVSLLPGETTAIWVSIDVPSEQPPGQYEGEITITATKLDKEYSSKSAGQGLTRAEKHQLYRELRSCLDSVEQIDEKPLEEVVQRVKSASTSLRRVLLSPSFSEFVSEDALDDMMDEDAVSNLPVRVKLNLTVWDFILPATPSLPAVFGISDTVIEDRFGVQHGTDEWYNALDRHFKWLLQYKISPYFCRWGDSMRVLTYTSPWPADHPKSDEYFSDPRLAAYAVPHCHAVSCGTVSEDYLQKEIEILRTKPHWKKAYFYLWDEPLNSEQYDSIRRMASEIHAQAPDARVLTTYYCGPSDTPLAPNAFEAFLKVPKYLRPHTQIYCTSEWVLGNREDLVKDIIAELEPAKGEAYRQCTVKSLVVLRTSYSLVIFWSMSQVTFW, encoded by the exons ATGGAGAGCTCCG GACCAAATTCTGAAGACATTATTGTGCCGCCAATCGAAGGTGTTGCTGGAGGAGGAACTGCTTATGGATGGAATGATGGTGGCTTTCAGGGATCAAATCTACTCAAGGAATCAATTAACCCCAGTGAGGTTCCTACAACAGATTTAGTGCATATCTGGTGCATGCCAAGCACAGCGAATGTTGGGCATCAGGAAATGCCTCGACCTCTGGAGCCG ATAAATCTGTTGGCAGCAAGGAATGAGAGAGAAAGTGTTCAAATTGCTATGCGCCCAAAACTTACTTGGGGTAGCTCTGGCATGGCGGGGGTAGTGCAAGTTCAGGGTTGTGACTTATGCTCCAAATCTGGTGATCG GTTGGCTCTTGAAAAGTCAGTAACACTGCGGCGGGTGGTGCCTATATTAGGTGTCCCAGATGCTCTTGTTCCGATTGATCTTCCAACAAGTCAAGTGAGCTTACTTCCGGG TGAAACTACAGCAATTTGGGTATCCATAGATGTTCCCAGTGAACAACCTCCTGGGCAATACGAGGGGGAGATCACAATTACTGCGACAAAGCTAGATAAAGA GTATAGTTCCAAATCAGCAGGTCAAGGCTTAACCAGAGCGGAGAAGCATCAACTGTACAGGGAACTTAGAAGCTGTCTAGATTCTGTGGAGCAAATAGATGAAAAACCACTGGAAGAAGTG GTACAAAGAGTGAAATCAGCAAGTACATCTTTAAGAAGAGTTCTATTATCCCCATCGTTTTCCGAGTTTGTTTCTGAAGATGCATTAGATGATATGATGGATGAAGATGCCGTTTCAAACCTTCCAGTGCGTGTGAAGTTAAATTTGACAGTGTGGGACTTCATTCTTCCTGCAACTCCCTCACTACCTGCAGTTTTTGGT ATATCTGATACCGTAATTGAGGATCGGTTTGGTGTCCAACATGGGACAGATGAGTGGTATAATGCGTTGGATCGGCATTTCAAGTGGCTTCTTCAATACAAAATCAGTCCATATTTTTGCAGATGGGGTGATAGCATGCGTGTTTTAACATACACCAGTCCTTGGCCTG CTGACCATCCAAAATCTGATGAATACTTCTCAGACCCAAGATTAGCAGCATATGCTGTACCACACTGTCACGCAGTCTCATG CGGCACTGTATCGGAGGACTATTTGCAGAAGGAAATTGAGATCTTGAGGACAAAGCCCCACTGGAAGAAAGCCTACTTTTACCTATGGGATGAG CCACTGAATTCAGAACAATATGATTCCATTCGCAGAATGGCCAGTGAAATTCATGCCCAGGCTCCTGATGCTCGCGTATTAACTACTTACTATTGTG GGCCAAGCGACACGCCTCTTGCTCCTAATGCCTTTGAGGCTTTTCTGAAGGTTCCGAAGTATCTCCGCCCTCACACTCAAATATATTGTACTAG TGAGTGGGTGCTGGGCAATCGGGAGGATTTGGTCAAGGATATCATTGCTGAGTTGGAGCCAGCGAAGGGTGAG GCATACAGGCAGTGTACTGTTAAGAGCCTTGTGGTTTTACGTACAAGTTACAGCTTGGTTATTTTCTGGAGCATGTCTCAAGTGACTTTTTGGTGA
- the LOC104448743 gene encoding uncharacterized protein LOC104448743 has translation MELRSCIHLHSIQAIKNGHVTKVLNVTRGRPSLLLKKVADLCGSGDVKDLVTFRKFESKDEPDVSDFDDDDDDDVRDGLYPELVGTKTTQSNLNCSKFDRVDEKNSFLDANMTLNQIKERCKMQKRKRVLCEDSSSIEDDSCSPKKAVHSLSLSEEDELDLEEPLIFWKAKMKNFKGKKVSPKKCADLSCQSAKESVIAEQIQSPQATLQSGNLRMSISVKVEDEAHDYDSNSQTGVGPLGDSLDLVNDGQATSSVTDSRGDGAPRDTLEVVNDGQATSSVTVSSEVPNESYQDNQISFGEESEICVLNKVPYEDMEHSALASESSNLDVAISVVSNLEVPKSNYQESDIYKSEAQEKQCHTNFLSLEAPSQSSVNGFCGNPNNCGDYLSTHTMSLHLSSSSQEPDGSSCSSQPTKQPCGDGISISQDDAGENMLYDHERISNKSIIGNCNSACNANLNPSCDVCLDSPVDVEKQSHICTGDDAEISCTTDVAPCDVADDPTTLQMCENFDQLKLHCAPRRFFPARKVISPPSQERLRKLMGATESNDEGYGYRGKVYSQNQMETESLGVERFKLVRSAELPPNPKRKKVKSNKKGSPPKGSHKDSNLSGTVPRVNSSQSCSQSAIAFSQRQMQDYDNLATKLMTELNVMTDIVEGNSCADSCLTGNTKYTTDEVKTAIENASKVKETARKWLSMMARDCNRFCKIMRLTEDCHPTTEHKVHKERKKITFADEAGGELCHVKYIEDDMASLLVSNAENQEEMVE, from the exons ATGGAGTTAAGAAGTTGCATCCACTTGCATTCTATCCAGGCAATTAAAAATGGCCACGTGACCAAAGTGCTAAATGTAACGCGTGGAAGGCCATCACTTTTATTGAAGAAAGTTGCTGATTTATGCGGTTCAGGAGATGTCAAAGACCTTGTTACCTTCCGCAAGTTTGAGTCAAAGGATGAACCTGATGTCTCAGATtttgatgacgatgatgatgatgacgtcAGAGATGGATTATATCCTGAGTTGGTGGGAACAAAAACAACTCAATCCAACTTAAATTGTTCAAAGTTCGATCGTGTTGATGAAAAGAACAGCTTTCTAGATGCAAATATGacattgaatcaaattaaaGAGAGATGTAAAATGCAGAAACGGAAACGAGTGCTGTGTGAAGATTCCAGTTCAATTGAGGATGATTCTTGCTCTCCTAAAAAGGCagttcattctctctctctttctgagGAAGATGAACTTGATCTTGAGGAGcctctcattttttggaaagccaaaatgaagaacttcaaaGGCAAGAAGGTTTCCCCTAAAAAGTGTGCAGATTTGTCATGTCAAAGTGCCAAAGAATCTGTCATAGCAGAACAGATCCAATCTCCTCAAGCAACTCTGCAGTCAGGGAATTTACGTATGTCTATTTCTGTAAAAGTTGAGGATGAGGCCCATGACTATGATTCAAACTCACAAACTGGAGTTGGTCCTCTCGGAGATTCCTTAGATCTTGTCAATGATGGACAAGCAACCTCCTCTGTGACAGATTCCAGAGGAGATGGTGCTCCCAGAGATACCTTAGAAGTTGTAAATGATGGACAAGCCACCTCCTCTGTGACAGTTTCCAGTGAGGTGCCTAATGAATCTTATCAGGATAATCAGATTTCTTTTGGTGAAGAATCTGAGATTTGTGTTCTCAATAAAGTGCCATATGAAGACATGGAGCATTCCGCGTTGGCATCTGAGTCGTCCAACCTTGATGTGGCCATTTCAGTGGTCAGTAACTTGGAAGTACCAAAGTCGAATTATCAGGAATCAGATATATATAAATCAGAGGCACAGGAAAAACAATGTCATACAAATTTCCTCAGCCTTGAAGCCCCTTCTCAAAGTTCTGTAAATGGCTTTTGTGGTAATCCCAACAACTGCGGAGATTATTTGTCGACGCACACTATGTCATTACACCTAAGCAGTTCCAGTCAAGAACCAGATGGGTCCTCTTGCAGCAGTCAGCCCACAAAACAACCCTGTGGAGATGGCATAAGCATATCTCAGGATGATGCTGGAGAGAATATGCTTTATGATCATGAGAGAATTTCTAACAAAAGCATTATTGGCAATTGTAACTCAGCTTGCAATGCAAATCTGAACCCAAGTTGTGATGTCTGCTTGGATTCTCCTGTTGACGTGGAGAAACAATCTCATATATGTACTGGTGATGATGCAGAAATCAGCTGCACCACAGATGTTGCTCCATGTGATGTTGCTGATGATCCTACAACCTTGCAAATGTGTGAAAATTTCGATCAGTTGAAGTTACATTGTGCACCCAGGAGGTTTTTTCCTGCAAGAAAG GTCATATCTCCACCTTCTCAGGAAAGACTGCGTAAATTGATGGGTGCAACAGAGTCAAATGATGAAGGTTATG GATATAGGGGAAAAGTGTACTCACAGAATCAGATGGAGACGGAGTCTTTGGGAGTGGAAAGGTTCAAACTGGTCAGAAGTGCTGAACTACCTCCAAACCCCAAACGCAAGAAAgtaaaaagcaataaaaaaggATCACCGCCTAAAGGCAGTCACAAAGATTCTAATTTATCTGGCACTGTACCACGTGTAAACTCCAGCCAGAGTTGTTCTcagagtgcaattgcattttctcaaaggcAGATGCAAGACTATGACAATCTTGCAACAAAACTCATGACCGAGTTGAATGTTATGACAGATATTGTGGAAGGGAACTCGTGTGCTGATAGCTGTCTCACAGGAAATACAAAATATACAACAGATGAG GTAAAGACTGCCATTGAAAATGCCAGTAAAGTGAAGGAAACCGCGCGGAAGTGGCTTTCCATGATGGCAAGGGACTGCAACCGTTTCTGCAAAATAATG AGATTAACTGAGGATTGTCATCCTACGACGGAACATAAGGTtcacaaggaaagaaagaagattaCATTTGCTGATGAAGCTGGTGGTGAGCTGTGTCATGTCAAGTACATTGAGGATGACATGGCTTCCCTCCTGGTATCAAATGCTGAAAATCAGGAAGAGATGGTGGAATAA
- the LOC104448744 gene encoding uncharacterized protein LOC104448744, protein MATDELQLPTTAAAAAGMAASSNGSKRERPAESRLFGRSAYKFWVLAAILLLAFWSMLTGSVTLKWSAGNLARFSSDLLDLPSYEDLDILEVEEREKVVRHMWDVYTQSKSSRLPKFWQDAFQAGYEFLTSDVPGVRDVAVSEIAKMSLRSFAFSDPLAAHSRSVSDNHQRETSATMLKPGQGAHVARIL, encoded by the exons ATGGCCACCGACGAACTTCAATTGCccacgacggcggcggcggcggcggggatgGCCGCGAGCTCGAATGGGTCGAAGAGGGAGAGGCCTGCGGAGAGCAGGTTGTTCGGCAGGAGCGCGTACAAGTTCTGGGTGCTGGCCGCGATCCTCCTGCTCGCGTTCTGGTCGATGCTGACCGGCTCCGTCACCCTCAAGTGGTCCGCCGGCAACCTCGCGAGGTTCTCCTCCGACTTGCTTGACTTGCCTTCCTACGAAGATCTCGACATCttg GaagtggaggagagagagaaggtagtGCGGCACATGTGGGATGTGTACACGCAGAGCAAGAGCAGCAGATTGCCCAAGTTCTGGCAAGACGCCTTCCAGGCCGGTTACGAGTTCTTGACGAGTGATGTGCCGGGCGTTCGCGACGTCGCCGTTTCGGAGATCGCCAAGATGTCCCTTCGCTCCTTCGCCTTCTCCGACCCTCTCGCTGCTCATTCTCGTTCTGTG AGTGACAACCACCAAAGAGAGACTTCTGCAACAATGCTCAAACCAGGACAGGGCGCTCATGTTGCGAGGATACTTTAA
- the LOC104448746 gene encoding CRS2-associated factor 1, chloroplastic, with translation MALKFALPFPIFAPPSPLNPGPAPGPNAAPHRPPPTLTPTQVRFSRWNNANAERFNERRRAQQEIEDDIRRERRFNSATRISQVDDPAAAGGDAAVSGSLETFHSRGTPSSPSTSSIPGKKSKYSKDRHPAFRRISQIRRTQEEKIDARGDPMDRKANVVLSEDGLSYVIDGAPFEFKYSYTETPKVKPLKLREAPYAPFGPTTMSRPWTGRAPLPPCKKKLKEFDSFRLPPPGKKGVKPVQSPGPFLPGRGPRYVKTREEILGEPLTEEEVRDLVNGCLKSKRQMNMGRDGLTHNMLDNIHAHWKRRRVCKIKCKGVCTVDMDNVKQQLEERTGGKIIYSKGGVLYLFRGRNYNYRTRPRFPLMLWKPITPVYPRLIKRVPEGLTLEKATEMRKKGRALAPICKLGKNGVYCDLVQNVREAFEECELVRINCKGMNGSDYRKIGAKLKDLVPCVLISFEDEHILMWRGREWKSSFPTPEVYYKDYPSSVDRAREGSPLPVISEQDEKQEVPGKTGPPFVQENEVYGVTDEDSILGEVDGNKITVGGESSEADESEGAKSIDAAVAMPDVVAEESETMVETERLHNVSEALPDQVQPTRSMPPCSEQVLLLLRQAVENGSALILDTNSLDADTAYQRAVAFAKTAPPGPVFRHRPRRAVSKKIVKEEDGNVDAEVEPSSTRTERGKKQSDLKIQRKKEFDEPHLNVSPLGSLRVDELAKLLA, from the exons ATGGCGCTGAAATTCGCTCTCCCGTTCCCCATATtcgcgccgccgtcgccgctgaACCCCGGCCCCGCCCCCGGCCCGAACGCGGCCCCGCACCGGCCGCCGCCGACGCTGACGCCGACGCAGGTCCGCTTCTCGCGGTGGAACAACGCCAACGCCGAGCGGTTCAACGAGCGGCGCAGGGCCCAGCAGGAGATCGAGGACGACATCCGCCGCGAGCGCCGCTTCAACTCCGCCACCAGGATTTCCCAGGTCGACGACCCGGCTGCCGCGGGCGGCGACGCGGCCGTTTCCGGCTCGCTGGAGACCTTCCACTCCAGAGGCACGCCGTCTTCTCCGTCGACCTCTTCGATTCCGGGTAAGAAATCTAAGTACTCCAAGGACCGACACCCGGCTTTCAGGCGGATTTCGCAGATCCGAAGAACCCAAGAGGAGAAAATTGACGCTCGCGGAGACCCAATGGATAGGAAGGCTAACGTCGTGTTGAGTGAGGATGGGTTGTCTTATGTCATAGACGGGGCTCCGTTTGAGTTCAAGTATAGCTACACGGAGACGCCGAAGGTGAAGCCATTGAAGCTACGAGAAGCGCCCTATGCCCCTTTCGGGCCCACTACCATGTCGAGGCCGTGGACGGGGCGCGCGCCGCTGCCTCCGTGCAAGAAGAAGCTGAAAGAATTCGATTCCTTTCGGTTGCCGCCGCCCGGAAAGAAAGGGGTGAAGCCGGTTCAGTCGCCCGGCCCCTTCTTGCCGGGCAGGGGGCCGAGGTATGTGAAGACGAGGGAGGAGATATTGGGGGAGCCGTTGACGGAGGAAGAGGTGAGGGATTTGGTTAATGGGTGTTTGAAGTCCAAGAGGCAAATGAATATGG GTAGGGATGGTTTGACTCACAATATGCTGGATAACATTCATGCTCACTGGAAGCGGCGGCGAGTTTGCAAGATAAAATGCAAAGGAGTTTGTACAGTAGACATGGACAATGTGAAACAGCAGCTGGAG GAGCGAACTGGAGGGAAGATCATTTACAGTAAAGGTGGGGTACTATACCTTTTCAGGGGCAGAAACTATAACTACAGAACTCGTCCTCGCTTTCCGCTGATGCTGTGGAAACCCATTACTCCTGTGTATCCAAGGTTGATTAAGAGGGTTCCAGAAGGTTTAACACTGGAAAAAGCGACGGAGATGCGCAAGAAGGGACGAGCACTGGCACCAATATGCAAACTTG GTAAAAATGGTGTCTACTGTGACCTGGTACAAAATGTAAGAGAGGCATTTGAAGAGTGTGAATTAGTCAGAATAAATTGCAAAGGGATGAATGGCAGTGATTATAGAAAAATTGGCGCAAAACTCAAG GACCTAGTCCCGTGTGTGTTAATCTCATTTGAAGATGAGCACATACTTATGTGGAGAGGAAGAGAGTGGAAGTCTTCCTTTCCAACTCCTGAAGTTTATTACAAGGATTATCCGTCTAGTGTTGATCGTGCACGTGAAGGATCTCCTCTTCCAGTAATCTCAGAACAGGATGAAAAACAGGAAGTTCCTGGGAAAACCGGTCCTCCTTTTGTTCAAGAAAACGAGGTATATGGAGTTACTGATGAAGATTCAATTTTGGGGGAGGTTGATGGAAATAAAATCACTGTAGGCGGTGAAAGCAGTGAAGCAGATGAATCAGAAGGTGCAAAGAGCATCGATGCAGCTGTTGCTATGCCTGATGTTGTAGCCGAAGAATCTGAGACCATGGTGGAAACAGAGAGACTGCACAATGTTTCGGAAGCTTTGCCTGATCAAGTTCAACCAACTAGGTCAATGCCACCTTGCTCGGAACAAGTGCTTTTACTGTTAAGGCAGGCTGTGGAGAACGGCAGTGCACTTATCTTGGATACTAATTCATTGGATGCTGACACTGCTTACCAGAGGGCGGTTGCTTTTGCAAAGACTGCTCCACCTGGCCCCGTTTTCAGGCACCGACCTAGGAGAGCTGTGTCCAAGAAGATtgtgaaggaagaagatggaaatgTAGATGCTGAAGTCGAACCTTCTTCTACACGTACAGAGAGGGGGAAAAAGCAGAGTGATCtgaaaattcagaggaaaaaagaatttgatgaaCCCCACTTAAATGTATCACCTCTAGGAAGCTTGAGAGTTGATGAGCTCGCCAAGTTGCTGGCATGA
- the LOC104448747 gene encoding deoxyuridine 5'-triphosphate nucleotidohydrolase, with protein sequence MVENAPEVEEPCPKIPKLDQNGGGVGAPKEPVSLFRVKKLSEKAVLPSRASPLSAGYDLSSAAEAKVPARGKALVPTDLSVAIPEGTYARIAPRSGLAWKHSIDVGAGVIDADYRGPVGVILFNHSDVDFEVKAGDRIAQLIIEKIMTPDVVEVEDLDSTLRGEGGFGSTGV encoded by the exons ATGGTGGAGAACGCGCCCGAGGTCGAAGAGCCGTGCCCCAAGATCCCGAAGCTCGACCAGAACGGCGGCGGCGTGGGAGCCCCCAAAGAGCCGGTCTCCCTGTTCAGGGTGAAGAAGCTCTCCGAGAAGGCTGTTTTGCCTTCCAGAGCGTCCCCTCTCTCCGCCGGCTACGATCTTTCGAG CGCGGCTGAAGCGAAAGTGCCGGCGAGAGGAAAAGCGCTCGTCCCTACCGATCTGAGCGTCGCGATCCCCGAAGGGACATATGCTCGAATAG CGCCGAGATCTGGCTTGGCGTGGAAGCATTCGATCGACGTTGGTGCCGGCGTGATCGATGCGGACTACAGAGGCCCGGTCGGGGTGATCCTGTTCAACCACTCTGATGTCGATTTCGAAGTGAAGGCCGGCGACCGGATCGCGCAGCTGATCATCGAGAAGATCATGACTCCCGATGTCGTCGAGGTCGAGGACTTGGACTCGACTCTGAGGGGCGAGGGCGGGTTTGGGTCGACGGGGGTGTGA